The nucleotide sequence GAAATATCTTTATTAAAATTAACTGTAATATTTTTTACAAATGAATTCTGTTCAGAAGTCTCATTTATTCTACTCGAAACCATTGCTTGAAGTTTATCACTTTTCACAGCACAACTATTAGCAAAGATTGCTAAGACTACTACTCCTATAATTTTAAATTTCATTGTAATCATTTTTGTTTAATTCAATAATTTATAAATGACAAACTACACTATTCAATATCTATTTTAATTTCTAAAACAACATACTTAGCCAGTCACAAATATAAACAAATTCCTATTTAATCATTAAAATAAAATAGATTTTTCTGACATCAAAAAAACCATTATTTGGGCTAAGTAAAAGTTTTTAAAATATAAAACACTACTAAATATGAGGCACAAACAAATGAATATTTCCCTTATTGTAAGTTTTAAATTAACCCTTGAATTGTTAAACTTTTCCCTTTCGCCTTTTAACTCCTTCCTTATTCCTCTATTCTTTCCGTAAGACCCTTTCATTTACAACTGAATAGTTTACTTTTGCAAAAAAATTACACTTGTGAATTACCTTTCAGTCGAAAATATATCAAAGTCTTATGGCGAACGTACACTGTTTGACAACATCTCTTTTGGAATCAATAAAGACCAAAAAATTGCTTTTATCGCCAAAAATGGTTCGGGAAAAACGACCATTATGAACATCATCAACGGTTTTGACGAGCCTGATACGGGGCAAGTTGTATTACGCAAGAGCATCCGCATGGCGTTTTTGTCACAGGACAATAATTTGCAAGAGGAATTGACGATTGAGGAAAGTATTTTTGCATCGGACAATGAAACTTTGAAAATCATTGAGGCTTATGAAAAAGCATTAGAAAATCCTGAAGACGAAGAGGCATACCAAAAAGCGTTTGACGGAATGGATCAGCACAATGCTTGGGATTTTGAGACGCAGTACAAGCAAATTTTGTTCAAACTGAAACTAGAAGATTTCAAACTGAAAGTTAAAAACCTTTCGGGGGGGCAAAAAAAGCGTTTATCACTGGCGATTACCTTGATTAACCGTCCTGATTTATTGATTTTAGATGAGCCTACGAATCACTTGGACTTGGAGATGATCGAATGGTTGGAAAGTTATTTTGCTAAAGAAAATATCACGTTGTTTATGGTAACACACGACCGCTTTTTCCTAGAACGTGTGTGTAACGAAATCATTGAATTAGACAATGGAAAAATATACCAATACAAAGGTAATTACTCTTATTATTTAGAGAAAAAAGAAGAACGCATCGCCTCAGAAAATGCGAGTGTGGACAAAGCACAAAACCTTTTTGTAAAGGAATTGGAATGGATGCGTCGCCAACCTAAAGCGAGAACAACCAAATCAAAATCGCGCCAAGACGATTTTTATGTGATTAAGGAAAAAGCCCAAAGTCGCCGTAAGGAGAACAAGGTGGAACTTGAAATCAACATGGAGCGTATGGGGAATAAAATTATCGAATTGCACAAAATCTCTAAAAAGTTTAAAGACCATGTGATTTTAGATAATTTTAGTTTTGATTTCCAACCCGGAGAACGTATCGGAATCATTGGTAAAAACGGAACAGGAAAGTCAACTTTCTTGAACTTGGTTACAGGAACCTTACCTCTTGATAGCGGAAGAGTGGTTGTCGGTGAAACCATCAAAATTGGGTATTACACCCAAAGTGGTATTAACCCAAAATCAGGACAGCGTGTTATCGATATTATTAAAGAATACGGAGAATATATCCCATTAAAAAAAGGGAAATTGATTTCGGCTTCTCAATTATTAGAACGCTTCCTTTTTGACAATAAAAAACAATACGATTATGTTGAAAAATTAAGTGGTGGAGAATTGAAACGTTTGTATTTATGTACGGTTTTGATTCAGAATCCTAACTTTTTGATTCTGGATGAGCCTACCAATGATTTGGATATTGTTACCCTTAACGTATTGGAAAGTTTCTTATTAGACTATCCTGGCTGTTTATTGGTGGTATCGCACGACCGTTACTTTATGGATAAAATTGTCGATCATCTATTTGTTTTTAGAGGTCAAGGTGAAATCGAGAATTTCCCAGGAAACTATTCTGATTTTAGAGCCTACGAAGACAGTGCCGATGTGGCTCAAAAGGAAGAAAACAAAGCCGAGAAGAAAGAATGGAAACAAAAGAATCCAACAGGAAACCTCAGCTTCAACGAACAAAAAGAATTTCAGAAAATAGAACGTGAAATCAAAGACCTTGAACTTGATAAAGCTAAAATAGAACAACTATTTGCTGATGGAAAAGTTGTGGATGCTGACATTGAGAAAAAAGGAAACGAACTGCAAAACATCATCAACAAAATCGAAGCGAAAGAAGAAAGATGGTTTGAACTTTCGGCTAAGATGGAGGAATAGCTATACATTTCATATTAAGAACAACATATAGATAGAACTAACAAATCCATTCTCAAAAAGTTAAACAAAAAAGCTGTGTCATTC is from Flavobacterium sp. NG2 and encodes:
- a CDS encoding ABC-F family ATP-binding cassette domain-containing protein, producing the protein MNYLSVENISKSYGERTLFDNISFGINKDQKIAFIAKNGSGKTTIMNIINGFDEPDTGQVVLRKSIRMAFLSQDNNLQEELTIEESIFASDNETLKIIEAYEKALENPEDEEAYQKAFDGMDQHNAWDFETQYKQILFKLKLEDFKLKVKNLSGGQKKRLSLAITLINRPDLLILDEPTNHLDLEMIEWLESYFAKENITLFMVTHDRFFLERVCNEIIELDNGKIYQYKGNYSYYLEKKEERIASENASVDKAQNLFVKELEWMRRQPKARTTKSKSRQDDFYVIKEKAQSRRKENKVELEINMERMGNKIIELHKISKKFKDHVILDNFSFDFQPGERIGIIGKNGTGKSTFLNLVTGTLPLDSGRVVVGETIKIGYYTQSGINPKSGQRVIDIIKEYGEYIPLKKGKLISASQLLERFLFDNKKQYDYVEKLSGGELKRLYLCTVLIQNPNFLILDEPTNDLDIVTLNVLESFLLDYPGCLLVVSHDRYFMDKIVDHLFVFRGQGEIENFPGNYSDFRAYEDSADVAQKEENKAEKKEWKQKNPTGNLSFNEQKEFQKIEREIKDLELDKAKIEQLFADGKVVDADIEKKGNELQNIINKIEAKEERWFELSAKMEE